In Caloramator sp. E03, the sequence CTGATAACTTTGGTTTGAAAAATCTTTCTGTTAACTATCCTTTTCTCTATGTTGCTTACGGATTAGCAGGGGCTATTGGCCCACAGCTTGCAGCAAGAATTAAGACTGTAAGCGGAGGATATAATTTGGCATTTTTGACTGTAACAGGTATGAGCGTTTTGGGATTTTTCTTAGTACTCTTTTTGAAGTCTAAAAAGAAATTGCACTCAAAATATAACTTTTAATAATTAGGGGTGACTTATGAAGAAAGTAAGTTTAAAAATCGATGGATATTTAATTGAAGCAGAAGAAGGACAAAACTTGTTGCAGGCTGCATTGGATGCTGGAATATATATTCCACATCTGTGTTATCATCCTGATTTAACACCTTATGGTAATTGCAAGTTGTGTGCAGTAGAAATAGAAGGTGTGCCAAATATTGTTCAAGCATGTGAAACAATTGTCAAAGATGGAATGAATGTCAATACAAAGACAGAATCTGTAAAAAAACTACGTATGACGGCTTTAGAACTAATATTAGCAAGCCATCCGAAAGATTGTACATCTTGTGATAAATATTTAAACTGCGAATTACAGGCACTTATGCAATACATGGGTGTTGCTCATTCAAGGCTTAGAGAAATTGAGAAAGAAAATACAAGGATAGCAAAGTCAGACAATATGATTAAAAGGGAAATGCAACGTTGTATACAGTGTGGACGTTGTGTGCGTGCCTGTGAAGAGCTTCGAGGTGTAGGTGTACTTAACTTTAATAAGAAAAACGGTGAAACCTATATCTACACAAAAGGTGATAAACCATTGGTTGACACAGACTGTAGATTCTGTGGAGCATGTGTTGAAGTGTGTCCAACAGGTGCACTGCAGGATGTAAAAGGAATTTTTGCAAAGGATGCTCCAAGAAACTTAGCATTAGTTCCATGTAAAAATAATTGCCCTGCACATACTGATATACCAATGTATGTAAGACTTGTGCGAGAGGGAAGATACAGTGATGCTGTTTCAGTTATCAGAGAAAAGCTTACATTTCCACATTCTCTTGGTTATGTTTGTACACATGCCTGTGAGTTAGGTTGTAAAAGGACACATTTGAATGAACCTATATCTATTAGAGAAATAAAAAGATTTGCAGTTGAAAACGATAAGGAACACCTATGGAAGAAAAGGATTACAATAAATAAGCCTAATGGTAAAAAGGTTGCAATAATTGGAGGGGGTCCTGCTGGAATGACAGCAGCATACTATTTGGCTAAAAAAGGTTATGAAGCAGAAGTTTATGAAAGACATAACCGTCCAGGAGGAATGCTTTCCTATGGTATACCTAAATATAGGTTGCCTCAAGATGTTGTGGACAGAGAGATAGAGATATTAAAGGAAATTGGAATAAAAGTATATACTAATTCCAATATTAAATCAATTAATGAGCTTCAAGATAAAAACTATGATGCAATACTTATAGCTACTGGTGCAACAAGAGGGAAAAGACCACCGGACTATAATAAACAATGGAAAAATGCTTATGATGCTGTTGACTTTTGCAGAATGGCTTGTGAAGGCACATTACCTAAATTAGGTGATACAGTAACAGTCTATGGTGGAGGAAACGTAGGATTTGACTGTGCAAGGATAGCAAAGAAGTTAGGTGTTTATACAGTAAGGATAGTTTGCATGGAAGCGCGTAATAGTATGCTAGCAGATCCCGAAGAAATAAATAGTGCTTTAGAAGAAAAAATAGAGATACTTAACAGTAAAATAATTGCAAATGTGAATGAGTCTTTTGATAATGTGAATTCACTACTACTAAAAAACATTAAGAGTTTTAAATTTACTGAAAAGGGCTTGGAACTTGACATCGAGGAAGGGTCAGAGATGGAACTTACAACCGATACAATAATATTTGCAACAGGTCAACAGCCAGAGCTTGATGAATCCTTTGGAATTGAACTGGTTAGAAAAAGCTTTGCAAAAGTTGATGAAAATATGAAAACAAGTAGAGATGGTGTATTTGCAGCAGGTGATGTTATCTATGGAACTAAATCTGTAGTAGATGCTATTGCCTCAGGACGCCAGGCTGCAATGAATATTGATAAATATTTAGGCGGCGATGGGGATATTGAAGAGGTACTATTTGAAAGAGAAAAATTAAATCCTAATATTGGTACAATTGAAAACTTTTCAAGCCTACCAAGAATTAGTAATTTTAAAGATGCTTGTGATGCGAAGGCAGAATCAACTCGTTGTTTACAATGTGACCTAAGGCTTGATATACAAAAAGTAAAATA encodes:
- a CDS encoding FAD-dependent oxidoreductase, which produces MKKVSLKIDGYLIEAEEGQNLLQAALDAGIYIPHLCYHPDLTPYGNCKLCAVEIEGVPNIVQACETIVKDGMNVNTKTESVKKLRMTALELILASHPKDCTSCDKYLNCELQALMQYMGVAHSRLREIEKENTRIAKSDNMIKREMQRCIQCGRCVRACEELRGVGVLNFNKKNGETYIYTKGDKPLVDTDCRFCGACVEVCPTGALQDVKGIFAKDAPRNLALVPCKNNCPAHTDIPMYVRLVREGRYSDAVSVIREKLTFPHSLGYVCTHACELGCKRTHLNEPISIREIKRFAVENDKEHLWKKRITINKPNGKKVAIIGGGPAGMTAAYYLAKKGYEAEVYERHNRPGGMLSYGIPKYRLPQDVVDREIEILKEIGIKVYTNSNIKSINELQDKNYDAILIATGATRGKRPPDYNKQWKNAYDAVDFCRMACEGTLPKLGDTVTVYGGGNVGFDCARIAKKLGVYTVRIVCMEARNSMLADPEEINSALEEKIEILNSKIIANVNESFDNVNSLLLKNIKSFKFTEKGLELDIEEGSEMELTTDTIIFATGQQPELDESFGIELVRKSFAKVDENMKTSRDGVFAAGDVIYGTKSVVDAIASGRQAAMNIDKYLGGDGDIEEVLFEREKLNPNIGTIENFSSLPRISNFKDACDAKAESTRCLQCDLRLDIQKVKYWVDPQFKKVKEVIK